The genome window CACCTTTACGATGTGTTTTTTCGCAAGACCACCCTTTACTGTGAAAAGGACAAAGGCCTTATCCTCCGGAATAACCGCGTCCCGCGGGACAAGAAGCCCCTTTCTGGAAAACAACCTTATCTCGCCCCTTACATACTCATTCAGCATGACGCCCAAACTGGACGGAAGCGAAACAAAGACATCAAGGAGGCGGGTTGAGGGATTCACCATCTTTGATACCGCCCTCACCCGACCGACGATGGGTCTTGCATCTGCCCTGTTCACAAACGAGACTGCCACCGACTGACCTGTCTTGACCAAAGAGGCGTCTTCAGGTTCCACGCCTAGCCTTACTTCCAACCCATTTTGCGCCACGATCTCCACTAGGAAGCTGTCAGGCTGGACCACTGCATCCCTACCTGCGATAACCCTGTTCACCGTCCATTCCGCAGGACCGTTTACAGGGACCCTTATAAGTCTTTCCGCACCGACTCCCTGATCTTCAAGGTGTTTAAGACGTGCAGCTGCTTGGTCTAATGTCTTTTTTGCAGCAGCCACCTCTTGATTTGTTGCAAGTCCCAGGGAAAAACGCTGATCTATAAACCCAAGCTCCTTCTTTGCACCCTCATATTCGAGCCGTGCCTCCTTGAAGGCAAGCAAGGCATCAGGACCTGGAGCTATCTTAAGAAGAGGCTCGCCCCTTCTCACCACCTGGCCCTCGTTCACATAGATCTCGGCAATCCGCGCCTGATACGGCAGAGACAGCACCTTTACCGCACCGGGCGACGGGATGACCGTCCCATATGCCGTTATAGTCTTTGTGACAATGCCTTCACGCACAGGTACGCAATAGACAGTGGCCCTTACATCCGCCAGCCTCCCGGCATATAAAGGCCCTGGACCGGCGAGATCAAGGCATATACAGAAAAATACCCCAACACTACAAACAAGAGGACAGAAAAACGATCTCATCGCCCGCCGCCTCCATGCGGTAAAGATTGTGCGGTATGTAAATATGGAA of Dissulfurimicrobium hydrothermale contains these proteins:
- a CDS encoding efflux RND transporter periplasmic adaptor subunit, which produces MRSFFCPLVCSVGVFFCICLDLAGPGPLYAGRLADVRATVYCVPVREGIVTKTITAYGTVIPSPGAVKVLSLPYQARIAEIYVNEGQVVRRGEPLLKIAPGPDALLAFKEARLEYEGAKKELGFIDQRFSLGLATNQEVAAAKKTLDQAAARLKHLEDQGVGAERLIRVPVNGPAEWTVNRVIAGRDAVVQPDSFLVEIVAQNGLEVRLGVEPEDASLVKTGQSVAVSFVNRADARPIVGRVRAVSKMVNPSTRLLDVFVSLPSSLGVMLNEYVRGEIRLFSRKGLLVPRDAVIPEDKAFVLFTVKGGLAKKHIVKVGLENDGEVEVMAGDILKGDMAVVLGNYELKDGMAVTVKEAAGSVPMTIPGDRGIK